GGAGATGGAGAGTGGAGGAGAGAATGGATCTGGGGCACTGAGAGTCACTGGCGAGCTGTTGCTAATCAGTGCCCTGCATGATTTCAGCTTGAGCTCCCAGACGGAGGGCACTGAAGGCAGGAAATGTCAATATTCTGAAGCCCTCAGCCCACCTTAGCACATATTCACCTCCTTACGGTTTTCCTTTAGAATTGCTATTTCAGGTGAGTTTCCTGTTTTTGTATAATTCTTTGCAGCTTAGTTCACAGATCCTTTTAGAATGGTAAAGAATTGGTCTTTGCAGAGTTTTCTTTGCTAATCAGTAACACATTTCCTTTAACTCAGAGTCAAAAAGTCTCTTTTTTCAAAGACCTTTAAGGATATTCTACAGTCTTCCTCCAGAATCCTGTTGTTGCCACTTCTATCACTGAGACCTCAAGAAGCTGGTTTTCAATCTCCTTCTGCATCctgctcatttccttttctcctggagGTGAACCATAGATCTTCCTGAGGACAGCCTCAGTTGGAGTACAACACCTTCACGCCAATTTCCTTCAGAATGGAGATTTATCCTCTTTCTCATGGGATAACAGATCTGGGATATGCCAATGTcatgatgttattttaaaaaattttagtatattttctactttattacaGAGTAAATGCCAAAGAGGACCAAAGAGAGTTAaattaagaattcaaaataaaagaaaatttatttactgtttgttttctgtttataaaaataacaggtttaccatatattgcaaaatatatgggaataaattttcttcattttccaaagaaaaattaaaattcacagtttgcatttccataaatGGCAATAGTTTTAACTGAGGACCCTCTGCTATGAATTTTACCTGTACAGGATTGAGCCTGTGATTGGGTGTTTTTCAGAAAATGGATATTTTGcactattttcatttccttcactgtTAGAATGGAATCATCAAGCACAAAATTCCGCTCCTTCCCTACTCAATGGCCCCTCTCTGCTTCTAGGGGATGGTGGCCTCTCCTCCAGTGGCCCTGCACACACACCATacctctttgctttccttttgccCCTCACTTCTTGAGAAACAGGTCTGGGGTGCAGTGGTCTGAAAAGGTCAGGGTTATCTTACAATATAAGACTAGTTTTCATaagaatgaactttttaaaaactcccaagAACAATCTGATTTGGGAGATAGAATACAACCATATTTCCAGAAATTCTGCTAGTGGATTCTGCGACCACATGCACACTTATTGAAGTTACATATTCCACTGGGGATGGAAAGTGAGGTTGACTAGCTCATGAATAGGTGGATTACACCACCTTGGCCTTTTGGAAATGGCTTAATACTCCAGGCTCCCCTAACATTTTATTTCACCCTTTGTTTCTATTCTTGTCTCTTGTTTTCTGACCACATCCGTGGATAGGTCGGCATTGTTTAGCATTTATTCAGTGGCATAATGAAGGTCAATGGTGTCAGGGACATCGTAATGTGTTTGTTCTCCTCAtattgtgtgtgtgctggggggggggctgggtttTGCTAAGACCCAGGTATTAATGGTGCCCTAGAGATTGCCATCCAGGGACATATGCCTCTGATGGCTGATGCTCTTGCACTTGGAGGTCAATGGGACTTCCTTTCCTTTGGTTCCCCTGACTTGCTCTCATTCTCACTCTGTGTTCCCCAAAACATGTTCCCTGAAATCCTGGTTCCTCTCCAGGATAGTTGGAGTGAGGGAAATAAAACATTGCTCCTTTGAACAAAGTCATGAAATGGATTTCAATAGGCACACATGAATTTCACAACAAAATCACTGAATTTATGTTCATCCTCATCATGCTTTTCTCCACTGCACCTCTTTCTGGTTTCAGCCAGCTGAGTGCTGCCACAGGAAAGAAGGATCCCCCTTCATTTATGACCTGGAGAGTGAATGAGTAGAATCTATAGGGATGAAAATCTTGGTTCACTACAGGGATAAATGGCTGTGTTGTTATGATCCACTTTTGAAAACTGATTCCTGGGGTGGTTGTGAGCTATTTATGACCAGAGGTTCTAGACTGGTTTGAATGCTTACCTTTCCTGGGAGAGCAATGGTGTAGAAAGGACCCAATCCTCAGATTGGGTTTGGGTTGCATAAATGATCTAGGGGCTACAGGAGGTCCTCAGAGGAAAGCCAAATTCATACCACAAGGAAGAACACCGAAGTATAGGACATGGAATAAGACAGTAACAGAACTTCTGGGATTTCTAGGTCCATGGAGTGCATAATCCCCACTGATCATTTCACATGGGCTTTGGTCGTGGGACAGGTGGTTTTAAACCAAATCAGTGTTCATTGAGGCTTCATCTTTGTTTAGAACTTTATTGAGTGTGGTAGATATAAATTGTAATCTCTGTGATAGAGAAACTAGCAGTCTTTCCAAGGAGTAGAAAGTGCAAACAACAGAATAATGAATGATCACTTCAAGGCAGTGCACCTGTTCCCCAGGTTCCAGCCAGGTGGaatcttccttcttccattctgGTTACTTTAGGCCCAGCTTCCTCAATACCATCCAAGTGCAAGTGGACCCCATCACCCCAGTTTCTAAAAGCCTCAGGATAGAGTTCCAGTTCCTCCTTGTGACAGGACAGGACCCCTATGCTCTGGTCCTGGACCACCTCTCCATCCTTACCTTCCATGTCCTTTGCCTCAATCCTAATGCTTCTCCAGAAGTGAAATTCTTTTAACTGTCCTTGGCTACCTTCCCCCTGACACCCTGTTCCCCTCATCACATTCTATGTAGTTTCTGGTCTCAGTTTCTGCTGCTCATTTTCCTTTTACCTGAAATGTCCTCACCTCCATACCTTCTGTTCTCCACAGCCATCACATCAGTCCAGGATCACTTTCTCCCATGAGTGATTCTTACAGGTTAGATTCATGAACTCTCTTTTAGTGTATTGCAATTATTTGTTGATGTGTCCATATTCTGCATAAGATAGTAAGCTCCCTGAGCATATGGACTGGTTTCATTTGACCTAGAAtactcagtgcctggcataatATCTTCTATACACTATATACTTAGTGCAGGATTGCTCAAGAAATAAAGGGCTCCACTAGTCAAGGAGGTTTTATGGAGGAGATGAAACATAAACTTTTGACCTTCGAATATTTAATAGTCAGAGAAGGCAGGAGAATGGGGCACTGGATTCTATGCAAAAGGCAGATATGGCCTTGGGCATGAAGTACAAAATAGCATGAAGTGAAGTCTCCCACCCACCCTTGGCTCTCAGCCATCCAGGTCCACCTCTTAGGCAACTGATGTTTTAGCCTCACTGTATTAAAGAGAACTTATATTTTGTGTGATAATAAACAGAATATATGCCTATTAATCCTGCAGCCTAAAAAATAACATTGTTAGGATTTGGTatgcatatatgcatgtgtgtgtgaatgtaaatgaatatttggggtttgtttctgtatctttccATTATGCTCCCAATCATTTGATGtactttctttgttttcaatATAAAACCCCACACATCCCTTTGCATAGCATAGGAGATTTTCCTTGTATGTACACAGACCCATTTTTAGATCTTCAAACCTCAATGACATATCTTTGCTTTCGTGGATGCCTCCCTTGCTTGGAATGCTCTGCCCACTCTCCTGCCTGTTGCCTGGCCAGCTCTTCCCTGTCCTGCAAAACTGAGCCTACAGATTCCCTTCCCTGACAAGATTCTCACACCTCCTCCACTCCTCTGTATTTGGTCTCTGTGTTCCCACAGCACCAATACTTCCTGCACTGTCGATCACATTTCCACTATAAAATCTTGAATGATTTGATGAAACCAGCATTTAAAGAAGATTGTCTTgctaagggagagggaaaacTGGGTACTAGCACGTCACACAGAGGTAAATGTGCTGAGATGGTCATGAAGGGGCTGTAAGGTCAGTGGTGTGTAGTGAGGAGAGAATGTGTGAGGGATGTCACTGATTGGGGGTGGGGAACGGGAGAGGACATTCAGATGAAAATGACTATTATATGGTAAGCTCAGTATCAAGGCAGAATTTTGTACCACTCACCTGTTTGGTTGTGGTTGGGAAGGATAGAGGAATTTGTGTTTGATCATGCGGATTTGGAGCTGAGGGTGGGGCGTGTCTAGCAGGCATTTGGAGGGTGTTGTTCAGGGGGAGGACTGTGTGGCTGGTTCTACAGATTAGGATCATGGACTCACTGTGTCAAGAAACACTGGGTTGAATTAGTAGGGTGGAGGGCTCTGAAGACTGCACTGGTGTTTGGATGAACTCTCTGGAGCCATGGCAAACATGCACAGTTAGGGACAGCCTCAGGAACAGGAGTTGGACAAGGGGTAAGCCACTACAAAGAGGGAAAGGTGAAGAAGTGCAAGGGACTTTTGTTTTGGAGACTCACactcattgttttcattttagcccTACTTATCTAGGAGCTGGTGTAGGAGAAGAGATGCACTAGAATTTCTCCGTTAATCTCTGCCAGAGATCAGCTTGGATGATCCCCATGGAAGCGGTCACTCTAGAAAACCAAACTATCACAGAATTTGTCCTCCTTGGTTTCCATGACGTAGCTGAGCTGCGTCTCCTTTTCTTTATCGTGTTCACTGTCATCTATGTCTCCACTGTCGCGGGGAATGTGCTAATCATTGTGGCGGTGGTTAGCTCACAGAGgctccacacacccatgtatttcttcctggcTAACCTGTCCTTCCTGGAGATCCTCTACACCTCCACAGTGGTCCCAAAAATGCTGCAGGGCTTCTTGCAGGAGGCAGCCATCTCTGTGGCCGGATGCCTGCTCCAGTTCTTTATCTTCGGCTCTCTAGCCACGGCTGAATGCTTCATGCTGGCCATCATGGCCTATGATCGCTACCTGGCAATCTGCTATCCACTCTGCTACCCTCTCCTGATGGGGCCCAGAGGATGCTTGGGGCTGGTGCTCATTGCTTGGCTCTCTGGCTTTATGGTAGATGGACTGGTTGTAGCCCTAATGGGCCAACTGACATTCTGTGGCCCCAGCCACATTGACCACTTCTACTGTGACTTCACGCCTTTGATGGGCCTGGTCTGCTCTGATCCCCGCGTCACTCAGATGACAACATTCATTCTCTCTGTGGTCTGCCTCACTGTCCCCTTTGGACTGATTCTGACATCCTATGCCCGGATCGTGGTAGTTGTGCTCAGAGTCCCTGCGGGGGCCCAGAGGCGAAAGGctttctccacctgctcctcccacctggCAGTAGTGTCCACCTTCTATGGAACCCTCATGGTCTTGTACATTGCACCCTCTGCTGTCCACTCCCAGCTCCTCTCCAAGGTCTTTGCCCTGCTCTACACTGTGGTCACCCCTCTTCTCAATCCTGTGATCTACACCCTGAGGAATAAGGAGGTTCATTATGCATTGCAGAGGCTTCTGTATATTAAGCACACTGAAACATGTGATTGAAGGAGGATGgtgattaagattttatttggacTTTGGATGTCTCCATTAGGGTGTCTTTCAGGACTGGCTGGGGAGGAAGAACTTTGTTCTATTTTGACATTTCCCTTTGTAAAATGTTCTACAGTTACTCTAAAAAAGATCAACAATTTTCAAGTGCTaacttaaaatttacttttatcttttattattctttttaaaaaggctatgCATATTTAATAGAGAAAATAGATACACAAAAGTAGCAACAGAAAGCAGACCTGGAAATATTGGCTACTAGTATTGTGTGTGGATTGTGAAAATTGGTAATCTGGTTTTCCACTGGGCCCTGTGTCTTAAACATCTTTCTATTTCAATAAGTATGTACTTATatattcttctgggttttttagAATGGCTAAACATGATTTACATCCAGACTTTACTATAATAAATCTTTAGAACTTCAATTGCCTGTTCTAAgaatttacaatattttttaaaacttaaagatgaatgcattttatttatttctttttaatttttttattgtagacAATTTCAAACATATGAAAGTGgagatcagaagggggaatgaaacatgaaagactatggactatgagaaacaaactgagggcctcagaggggaggggggtgggggaatgggatagactggtgatgggtagtaaggagggcacgtattgcatggtgcactgggtgttatacgcaactaatgaatcatcgaactttacatcgaaaaccggggatgtactgtatgatgattaacataatataataaaaaatcattaaaaaattaaaataaaattgtattaaggatcaagcaaaaaaaaaaaaaaaaagaaaagaaaagaaaatttagcaaCCCCATGTAGCAATCACACAGCATCAGTATCTGCATTTGCCAACCCTGTTTCAATGACCTATACCTCCTTTTATTCTGCAAAATTTTAGGGCAGATTAAGATGTGTACATTGTGTAAGTACATATTCCACATGCAAATATTTGCTGTGCTCTATGACTggtaaagacatttttaattaagttttaattttaataccagtatagttaacatatggtgtaatattagtttcaggtgtacaatatagtgattcatcacttccgtAGATCACCCTGTGCTCCTCATGAccaagggcactccttaatccccatcacctggtccacccattcccccccccccccccgtgaccatcagtttgttctctatagttatgagtctgtttcacgcgcacctgagtggctcagtttgttaagcatctgccttaggctcaggtcataatcccggagtctggggatggagccccgtgtcaggctccctgctcagctgggagtctgtttcttcctctccccctgctcctccccccactagcACGCACTCTCTTgatcactctctcaaataaatgaataaaatctttaaaaaagagtctgtttcttgtttgtttctttttccctttggcttactccttttgtttcttaaactccacatatgagtgaaatcatatggtattcgtctttctctgacttatttcacttagcataataccttctagttccatccatgtcattgcaaatggcaaggtttcatttttttgatggttgagtaatattccattgtatatatacactacaGATTCTtgatccattcgtctgttgatggacaatTAGTCTGTTcccatcttggctattgtagataatgctgctataaacatcaggatgcatgaattctttgaattagtgtttttgtattttttaggtaaatacccactagtgtgattactggatcataaggtagttctatttttaatgtcttgaggaacctctatactgttttccagagtggctgacctagtttgcattcccaccaacagtgtaagagggcttccctttctctgcatctttgctaacatctgttgtttcctgagtttttaaatttagccattctgaccagtgtgaggtaatatatcattgtggttttgttttttatttttataataatgtttttttattatattatgttagtcaccatacagtacaaccctggtttctgatgtaaagttcgatgattcattagttgcgtgtaacacccagtgcaccatgcaatacgtgccctccttactacccatcaccagcctatcccattcccccaaccccctcccctctgaagccctcagtttgtttctcagagtccatagtctctcatgcttcattcccccttctgattaccccccctttctttatccctttcttctcctaccgatcttcctagttcttatgttccatagatgagagaaaccatatgagaattgtctttctctgcttgacttatttcacttagcattatctcctccagtgccgtccatgttgctgcaaatgttgagaaatagttctttttgatagctgagtaatattccattgtatatatggaccacaacttcttaatccagtcatctgttgaaggtcatctcgtctccttctacgatttagctattgtggacaatgctgctatgaacattggggtgcatatggcccttctcttcactacgtctgtctctttggggtaaatacccagtagtgcaatggctggatagctcaatttttaactttcaattttaatttttaacttcttaagggacctccacactgttttccagagtggctgtaccaacttgcattcccaccaacaatgtaggggggatccccttcctccacatcctctccaacaattgttgttccttgccttgtcaatttttgccattctaactggtgtaaggtgatatctcagtgtggttttgatttgaatttccctaatggctagtgatgttgaacacttttttgtgtgcctgttagccatttgtttgtcttctttggagaactatctgttcatgtcttctgtccatttcttgacttgattatttgttttttgggtgttgaatttgagatgttctttatagatcttggataccagccctttatttgtagtgtcatttgcaaatatcttctcccattccgtgggttgcctcttagttttgttgactgtttcctttgctgtacagaagccttttatcttgatgaagtcccaaagttcatttttgcttttgtttcccttgcctctggagacgtgtcatgaaagaagttgctgtggcagaTGTCGAAGAGGttcttttctgtgattttgatggatccctgtttcacattgaggtctttcatccattttgagtttatctttgtgtgtggtgtaagagaatggtccagcttcattcttctgcatgtggctgtccagtttccctgacagcatttattgaagagactttttttccattggatgttctttcctgctttgttgaagatagTTGACCATACatttaagggtccatttctggactctctattctgttccattgatctatgtgtctgtttttgtgccagt
The nucleotide sequence above comes from Ursus arctos isolate Adak ecotype North America unplaced genomic scaffold, UrsArc2.0 scaffold_27, whole genome shotgun sequence. Encoded proteins:
- the LOC113262044 gene encoding olfactory receptor 11A1, with protein sequence MEAVTLENQTITEFVLLGFHDVAELRLLFFIVFTVIYVSTVAGNVLIIVAVVSSQRLHTPMYFFLANLSFLEILYTSTVVPKMLQGFLQEAAISVAGCLLQFFIFGSLATAECFMLAIMAYDRYLAICYPLCYPLLMGPRGCLGLVLIAWLSGFMVDGLVVALMGQLTFCGPSHIDHFYCDFTPLMGLVCSDPRVTQMTTFILSVVCLTVPFGLILTSYARIVVVVLRVPAGAQRRKAFSTCSSHLAVVSTFYGTLMVLYIAPSAVHSQLLSKVFALLYTVVTPLLNPVIYTLRNKEVHYALQRLLYIKHTETCD